In Brassica napus cultivar Da-Ae chromosome C2, Da-Ae, whole genome shotgun sequence, the sequence AGCAAGCTAACGTGAACAGTGGGCCATCAACTATGCTTCAGGTCCAATCTGAAAGTGACATCATAGAAGTTGAAGTCGCCAATGCAAACTCAGACGGTGATCACAGCAAAATCAACAGCAAGGCTCAAGAAGTTGATGTAGATTCTTTGTCTATTATAGCTGCTGATGGTCTATCACGCATGAGAGGAAAAGCCAGAGTCAGAAGAACGCGCTCTGTCAAAGCTGTTGTTGAAGACGCTAAAACCATCTATAGAGAATCTATACAACTTAATGAGCCCGTTGATTTAACAGAAAATGTTGAGGACACTGCTAAAGGAAATGATAAAAGCACTGGTGAACCTGGTCGTTCTGAGAAAGGAGATTCAA encodes:
- the LOC106434376 gene encoding protein CROWDED NUCLEI 1; translated protein: MVGHCHGYGNVLRRFLSCPQIKMAETTATLSFTDQETQSAEQANVNSGPSTMLQVQSESDIIEVEVANANSDGDHSKINSKAQEVDVDSLSIIAADGLSRMRGKARVRRTRSVKAVVEDAKTIYRESIQLNEPVDLTENVEDTAKGNDKSTGEPGRSEKGDSKNGRKRERMGS